The region AAGCAATACTGAGCTGGAAGGAGGGCTTTACTGCTGATTCTCGAGGCGGTAGAAATCCAATTGTATTCATTGAAGATACCACTAGAAAACCCCATAATGGCTGCAGATTACCAAAGAAACGGCGTATTTAGGTGTTTGTTATTGAGGTGGTCGgagaaaacattattttacttGGATGAAGACACACTTTAGGTCCTGTTTTGGGCACATGATGATACTTATCTTGAGCACATTATTTGTAGACTATCCATTTCCTTCCTCCTTTGTACAATTTTGAAGATTCAATAACCAGAACTTTCTGTAACAGTATTTACTACTGATTGTTGATTTTGTGTCACTGTCGACCATCCTTTTATACATTGAATGAATATTAAAGTCGGCAATTATTAATATTCTGGCGTTTGAAAAATGCTTTATTCTATTATATGTAGATTTGTATTTCACACCATTGATTTGACAGTTTGAAGAGCAATATAATGGGGTGTCATGGATCTGCAGTCTTGTAGAAGACAAGATTTGCAGAGTGACACACTCCCCTTAATGGCTGTCAGTTGATAAATGAATAGATTGATATTCTTCTACATGTTAACTAGAAATTACTCAGTTAGATTCTCAATTAGTTGAAATGAATTTCATTGTTAGATTCTTTAATAAGCTCATTGATAGAATTTTTATAGGTATAATACACTATAATAAATGTCCTTCTAGCTCAAGgactatatatattttagatgaATACAATGTTTTAAGAAATTACTTTCACATGGTTGCACACTGTCACTCGCAGCTGAAGATAAAAAAGATACTGACACTTGCAGCTgacttaaacaaaattattgcaAAGATACAAATCAAAATAGACAGTAAAAGGAATCACATTCACAACATAAGCCaagtttcaattaaaacattGAAATGCAAAGTCTGATTCATTAAATAATTCCttctaaaatttaatgtaattctCCAACGAAAACAATCCATGATCATCATAATTCTACTTTTTCAAAAGAAGAGGCCCAACATTATCACCAGTGGCTTTGTTATGCTTCACATGGCTTCCATCACACAGAGGAAAAGTCCCAGATCTCCAACATCTGCACCAAAAGCACTCAGTAAGATGAAGATTTGTTGGATGGATGTAAATAAACCACATACATGTAACTTTCAAAGGTAAAACCATATCAAGATAGACTTAACACAACACTTTTCATCAAACAGGAAGTATTTCGATCTATTTTTTCCTCAAACAAAGGATATGCACCCTATTCTATTGCTTTCTTGTCTCTTTCTGCTTAACCAAAAATGGCGCAGAAAAGTATGATACAATGTTAGAATTAACCAGAAAGCAAGAGCTTGATAGAGTGAAGCTTACCTGCAATAAGCAGTGACGGGCTTAGAGATTTCAGTGACCACAACAGAATCCACCACCTTCTCTTCACTCTTCCTGATATCAGGGTTTATACCCACAGCCTCAGCTTTCACCAACACTGCACGCTTTGGTCtcccaccaccaccaacacctaAAGAACAACCCTTGAAATGGGTACTAACAACAACCCCTTTTGGGGTAATCCCATTGAAGAAACTTACACCAACTTGGCTTAAAACAGACTCCATTCAAAAGggtctctctctctttctctttctttttattttttgctgtgtttatgagtttattttcctttccttttgGCTTCACAACAACTATCTTGCAATGAACCCTAATGGATGAGATAAGAGAGGAAGAGGATCGAATCTAGTGACACGTGTTCCTGAACTTGTGGACGCCACACTCCTGTGTTCTACAACACGTAGCACTTTGAATGGACACAAATACACATGTTCTTGTCCTACTTCTTTTcctgtgaagaaaaaaaaaaatcatgaatgaACATGTGACCAATCTATCACAaaggtgtaattatttttttcgtttttatttttacttttttttaaatttgatgttatttttattagatttttgaaatcaatcaaattttttcattaaatattgtagttataaataaagataatttattttatcgtGTAATTTAGTATagagtttgataaaaaaaaattaatccattttaaaagtttaacaaaaatatcaaattgtatcaatttttaaaaaatttaaattaaattatattatataactaatttaattttttaataaaaataaaaaataaaaaagagttaaatatatttttgattttttaagttttagtaaaatttggaattagtctctcttcgaaatttttaactaatttattttttcatttatagaaATGCGTAAATTTAGTCTTTCTAACCAATTGATCTTACATCTCAAAACCcatttcattaattttcattattagtatttgaattgtttacttTTGTTGACACATTTTCTCTGACACATCTCATTTTCTctttaatgttaacttaaacattatcataaaacgcaattaaaatatcaaataaatttaacaaaatttgattaaaatgactaaatctatacacatatttataaaaataaaagactaaattgattaaaagaaagactaatttttaattttactcaaACTTGagaaataaacatatttaacctaataaaaaataCCATAAAATTAACTTGACttctaagaaaaaaacaaaaactacaaaaagaattaaaaaaaaaaactaaaaaagaagtGTGGCGGTGTTGATTAATAAAACAGTAAAACAGGTAAGTTAACGAAGAAGACAAGAATTAAAATGTGGTAATGATTAGTCATAAATTGTCATCAATGCACCGCAATACGTAGCTGCCAACAAAAATAACACTACAAGTGCTGAACATTCAATGCAATGTCACATTTGAAACTTAATTTCTTGTCGGGATTCAACATCtttacatgaaaaatattagAACTTAAGAACTTAACAATAAACATTCATTGAGAAAGTAAAATTAGTGGTTAAATTCTTTAATCTTGTATCAGGTTTCATACTACTGTTTCGCTATGACTTTTAGGCCAATTTGAAGTGGAACAATGTCAATATTATCGGCATaattttgaagtttaattttaattcattgttGAATATTACGCCATTATGTAAGAATTTAGAATCTAGAGatctaaataattaataatagtattttttttttcttccaaaagcAACAGGCCACCACCACATTAGTTGTACCATCAAATAAAAGTGACTCAACTTCCACCAAATCTTTTAAAACACAAAACGTAAAGTTTTCTTCCTTTCAACTAACTAAACTTGGAAATGAAAAAGTGagggaaaagaaaatagaaagctactataattaaaaaaagaacaatattTTTCAAGGTGTTTAgctcaaaataataaattatagaaaCCCACTtagaaaattaacttttttttaatattttcatttaatcttGTCTAATCATAAATGGCAAAATATGTAAATAtcagggttaaatatattttggttccttaacttttaataaattttagaattagtctattttatacgtaaatttagtttttttaattaaagtttgttagatttatttgatgttttatacgtaatttaaaattgtatttaaagtttttatatagtttaatatattttcactttaatATTAGGTTAAATACTAATATAAGATGcacttaaaagattaaataaatttaataaaatttgattaaaataactaattcacatattttaaaaaataaataactaaactaatttaaaattttaaaataaattaattaaaaaagttaaggaAATAAAAACGTAATTAAtcctaaatattatatataaaacattaatggTGTTAACGTATTTTTTTtgactaaaatataaaaacataaaatatctcACATTTATTCGCGTAAAAGATCAATGAAATTACGCAAAACCCCaacaaagtgaaaaaaatgTGCTTGCATTGATGCATTCACAATAACAACAATACCAACCACGATAATGCAAATGCAACTAACGAGAAGTGTAGCAAGCTTCGTCTGAAAACAGAGAAAACCGTTTTCCCACTCTGCATTCATTCGCTTCCATTCCATTTCCTTCTCTTTTTCCCACTTCTGCGCGTAacccagtttttttttttggcccGACCCGACCCGAAGTTTCGCCACCGGAACGACGATGACGACGGCGACTCTCGGCCCGAAGGAGCGGCGGGCGTTTGGGCTCTGGTGCTGTGTTGTGTGCCTAGCGATCTGCGCTAGGGTTTGCGGCGCGGCCAGATCGGACAAGGAAACGCGCGAGAGGTTCTACGGAAACATCAATTTGACGTCGCCCGAATCCAACAACACATTCGCCAAGATGTTCGATCGCGTTCTCGAGAAGGAGTTTTCTGAGAATGACCAACCAGAAGGTTTTGTTTTCccattttctaaacaaaatgtaATTTTTGCGTTGTAGTTTAAAgttccgtttttttttttagtttgtttgttttgttgccGAGGAAGTGACTTGGTGTTTGTGTTAGAGAACAGAACATGCTACTTACTGGAGAGTCTTAAAGCCGAACACGAACTTGTAGTGTATGTGTAGTCTTATTATAGCTTGAAAGAGAAGAGAACCTTGGCCCAGGAGGCCAAAGTTGTGGGATGAATAAACAGAGAAGATTCTTATATTAAGTGAAATTGCTTAAATAGACTTTTGTTCTAAAAAGAATCCCGGCTAGTCCTGTAACGGAGGGAGGATCACACCTACAGTGCACATGATTACCGGCTATTTCAGAGGGTGGTGTGGATGATGCCATTCTCATTTGTCAGGGGAAGGTGGTGCTTTTCGTGCTTTAACCACAAGTGAGAAGATTCTAGGTCTTCTTTATTCTGGTGCACTTGGGGCCCCCACGGGCTTTTAAGGTAGTCTGGTGATAAGGGTTAAACTGAGGCGTGTTATCTTGTCTGGTTGTCTAGGGTTGGTTGGAATGCAATTTGGGATTATTTTGCTCGATCGGCCGGATAGTCTGGTTCGCTAGCTGGGTAGTTGTAAAGTAGTGAACAGGTTGCTAGAAGTAAATATGGAGCATTATAACCTAGGTTGATTTATGGTTGGCGGGGTTCTGGACTTGGAACTTCTTATGGAAGAGGTGAGTAAGCATCGAGATTGGCGTGTGGGGGGATTTACTCAGACAATTCACCTCCTTCTGGATCTTACTTCACCGTTTTGGCATTTCTGGGCTCGGTGTTTGTATTCTTTTCATCGTGAGATTATAAGTAGGTGGGGTAAAGTGAAACTGCATATCAACTGGTTTGCTTTCCCTCTTGTTCTTTGTTGCCCAATGATGGTGGAGTGATGGGGTGTTATAATCATCTCTGTTGCACGATGAGTACTTATAGCATCTATATATTCTGGATCAACGGCAAGGTTTGAAGGATAACAGTATTGttcttgttttgtgaaattagCAGTAAATCATGGTGTGGGGGTTCAACTGTTCTCGTCAAGAGATGTGTTTGGGGTTCATGTTGAGAGATGCATAAAAATCTCATTTGCCCCCTTAGTACCTCATGTTTAGACTGAAGCTAAAAccttgtttaaaaaaaataaaaaatggatgCTTCGTGTacattaaaatgtatatttaatggGTGTACTAGTACTGGTATGGAATTGATAGATCTGCATTTATTCTTATAAGCTTTAATACTATATAATAATTGCTATACTGCTACAGTTTAACTGTCTTTTTTGTGGTTTTACTATTGATGTCAACATGGATGATCTGTTATTGATTAAATACAGTGTAAATGTTGCtctattgtaatttatttttcagagttTGCTTGTGAAATGAAATACTAGATCCAGCTGTCACAAATCAATTTATAGATCTGAAGCTCATTGAGTTCTTTCTTTTAGTAGGTTGTCTGCTATtctcactgttttttttttctttaacagaaTCTGACAAAAGCAGCTTCAATAGCAGTGTAGCAGATCAGCAGGTAGGTCCAGTACTCTGGGTATCAATAGTTGTGTTGAATTGGATTATTCAGTGGAGAACAAGTCGATGTTTCATTGTGTGTGTATAAAATGAGTCGGGCTAAATGTACATCAAATTCAGTTTCAAATATTGCATGAGAAGTTACATGACATGAGTCTATATATCTGGTATCCCACTCTTTTTAATGTAAAGATGAGTTTTGAGCATCTGGTCTTCTTTTGCAGGCTGTATTGGAGACTGTAGCTAAAATTACTCATGACAAACCAAAGAGAAATGATACACATGAGGGAAAGTATGGTCATATACTGTGCAATCTAGTTTCTCAGTTGCATCTTATAATGAATTAGTAGATGTAATCATGTAACCCCGATTGCATACACAATGACtcattatcttttttaaatgaTCATTTCCCGTAGTGCTACGAGAGCATTTCAGTTTCAAGATGTGTTCTCACTGGAAAATGAAGATTCGGATGATGTGACAACTTTGATTGATAAAAAGGTGTGATAAAAGCCCTGACTCTTTTGGCTTGTTCTTCAATATGATGTTAAACtacttttatttatgtttcaaCCTCCTTACTTGTTTATGCTATTATGACAGGACAATGTCTTCGTCATGTCTAACAAGAAATCCAAATATCCTGTGCTTCAAGTGGATTTGAGGTGATATGTTATGAATTTTATCCTTGCAATTACTACTCAGGGAATTCTTTATCAGCTTGATTGACTAATCGAAGGATAGGATTGTGTTAAGAAATTGCTTTAAGTCTGGACTAAATGTTCTGTATCTGGGCagttttcttttcataaatCAGTACTTCTGGATTATGGAATGTGTTATTTTAGTAATGTATTACTGTTAAGAGCGGAATTGTGTTAATTGGAAGGTATAATTGTGAAAATGTCAGATGAATCGTCCTGCAATACCTCTTTCTGtgcttttctctttcttcatgtgaaaaaataaatgggtatggattttttttcttgcgCAAGGCTTTTTCACCAAATGCTTTCAAGTTATTTTTGTGTTCTCAAAATACAGTTGCCAGGTATCAATGACTTTTAGAGTGAAGGATAACTTACTTTCCAATGAGTATCCAAATTTTTTCTccaagattataattatgaatttcTTATAATATTAGATTGTGATCCTTTGTGTTTTTGTAGTTCTTGAAATTTGAGTTTCTTCAGTTTGTTCTATTATGAGACAACCTTTGAACAACTGCGCGCTCATGCAGGCTAATATCAGATTTGGTGGTTGTAATAGTTTCTGCAGCCATTGGTGGGATTGTCTTTTCTTGTTTGGGACAACCGGTATGTGATTGTTACTATTTCTCGTTGTGACATTTAATGTCCTTTATGCAGTAGatgattttcatatttaaattatattttggggATATTAAGCAATTTATTTGACTGGAAATCTTTGTATAATGTTGGATTTCatgtatttttcttaaaacatgTAGGTTATCGTGGGCTATCTTCTTGCAGGCTCCCTTATTGGACCTGGCGGTTTGAAATTTATCAGTGAAATGGTGCAGGTATGTTGTTCTAAGTGACTCACTACCATTCTTACTGGGGAAAACACAAGTCCGTCTAAGTAGGGGTGGGAACTCTTAATTTACATGCAGGTTTTATGAGATTGAGTTCATTTAAATCCAAATTTGAAGATGGTGTTGGATGGGAGgaagtgtattaaaaaaaacttgtcTCATATTGACTAAAGATAAATTCAAAGTAGATTATATAAGTGGGGGGCAACTCTCACCTAACAAGCCAGTTTTGTGGAGTTGATTTAGGCTTAAATCTGAATTCGTAGGGTTCCTGGGCATGTTGAGTTTCTAATCTGATCAGTCTTTATAAAACTTGTGCCTTACTTATTGTAGTGGTggttaaaaatcacttttgcagTGTACAATCTTGACCTTCTTCAGATCTAGATTTCTTCATATGTGCACATATCATGATCATCATAAGCTTCCACTACATTAACTTGAAACATCAACTTAAGCtgttaattgtttttatgtttttactcAGTCATTATGCACCTGATATCTTTATTTTCCTTGTCACTTTTATGCAGGTTGAAACTGTTGCACAATTTGGTGTAGTGTTTCTTCTCTTTGCTTTGGGGCTGGAATTTTCCCTGGCAAAGGTTTGTTATTCTTGTCTTGCAAAAACTTTCTCACTTTCATCCAATTTCTTGCTATAACACTATTCTTACTAAATCTCAAACCATATTTTAAGATtgtaaagaaatatattattatcctCGTCTAAGGTTTTTGATTTGGACTTGTGTATTACTAAAACTTTTCTGTttccattttcttattttaaaatttttgtgcATGAAGTTAAAAGCTGTGGGGGCTGTTGCTGTTCTTGGAGGACTACTTCAAATTGTCATTTTTATGTTCATGTGTGGCATTCTTTCCATGGTATGGTGCTGACTTGTCTGATTTGTTCTTCACTGGAATTAAGGAGTTACAAGTTTTTTTCAGTAAATGTTATTGTGCATTTTTGTTTGCAGTTATTTGGAGCTTCATTGTCTGAGGGTGTTTTTGTGGGTTCCTTTCTGTCCATGTCATCAACAGCAGTAGTATGTTTTTAccccatttcccaaaaacatactgtaaatatttttatcagtggtttctagttgattctAAGCATTGGtcgctattttttttttttacctttttccaGGTGGTGAAGTTTTTGGTGGAGCGAAATAGTAGTAATGCTCTTCATGTTCAAATTACAATTGGGACTCTTATTTTTCAGGTATCTTTCTAGTTAGTGTTTTAAATGTTAAGTTCGTTAGCTTTTCATAAGGTAATATGTTCTTAAGTTAGACTTATATTGCATATCAATCTTTCCTCTACCACTTGTTATATATCAGGATTGTGCAGTGGGTTTACTATTTGCTTTGCTCCCAGTTTTGGGTGGTAACAGTGGCCTTTTACAAGGAATAATGTCAATGGGGAGACTGTAAGTCTTTCCATCTACTCTTTCTCACTCTGATTTCATTGTACTTTTTCATAAACTCCCTTTTCGCTTAGTGACCAATAACGACTTCAGTCAATGCGAGCCAATTCGACTGCATAGTGTTGCTAAATATTAATCTTTCTACTTTAATATATACTTCATGCAATTACCTTCGTAAAGTTGTTATCCAAATTAATGTAAGCAAGCTCAAAGATCTTACAATTTAGAAACACGGCTTGTAGTCATTTTTTGAGCTTAAATTACATGAATATTACCAAGATATTTTGGAATTTGTCTTCTAAACTATTTAAAACATACCAATGGGAGACCACAAAAATTCAGTTTTATTGAAAGAGAGTGACCACAAAAATTCAGTTTTATTGAAATATAGGTTTTCTTTCTGGGGAGGTGCAATTTACCTCAAATTCAGCTTATCGTCATCGGGATAGGATCTAATAATCTAACTACTTTGAATTTCAGGCTGCTAGTGTTGTCTTTGTATATCACTGCTACATCCATATTGTCATGGTCATTTGTTCCTCGATTTCTTAAACTGATGATGCGGTTGTCATCTCAGGTTAGGCTATAACATAGTTTATTTACTACTGTCTTGCTAGCACTATTAGCAGCTcatgaattatttttcttcctttctgcTCGCCAGACTAATGAACTGTATCAGCTAGCTGCTGTTGCTTTCTGCTTGTTATCTGCATGGGTAAGAAAAACAAATGCTGATTGCTGTTACTGATTCCTTATCATTTTGTTGCTTCTTTTATGCATAGGTTGTGCACTCTTTTCGAAACAGTTGTATGATAGACTGGAATGTCATGCATGTTATTTTTGGAATGAAGAATATTGTTTATGCATGTATATATTCCGGGGTGCGGTCCAGGCTTCCTTCTTAAAAAGGGGATTTAGATCCATTATGCAGCCTATTAGTTAAACATTAGCAATAGTAATGGTGATGTACATTTtgctaaatttttataatatctttccaGTGCAGTGATAAGCTAGGCCTTAGTCTTGAGCTGGGCTCATTTATGGCTGGTGTTATGATTTCCACAACAGACTTCGGTCAACATACTTTGGACCAGGTAATATTCATGACTGATAACTTCTGAATTGTGTCAGACTTATTTTGCTTTGCATACATGAAGTACTttctaataattattcataCTCTTTAGTCTACAGATACACTTATCTTTGGATCACTTGGGGTGCACTTCACATAGTCCATTATTTTACCATCTTTTGTCTTGCAAATACCATGTGTTACAACGATTGGTTTTTTCTGTTATCCCAGTTTTGGAACACTGGACATGCCTTACTTCCAAAATGTTTTGGGATGTTTCTTTTCTCCCAAAGTTCTAGGTGCTCAGTTTCAACTTCTGTGTTATCTTTTGTACTCAGCTCATGTTATTTTTAAGGGAGCGGATATCTTTAATATGCGCCACATAAGGCAGCCTTATTGCTTTTGTACTTTCTTTCCCCCACCCTTTGTATACAGACTttgaaagattatttttaacCTCCTAGTTGTACTtctttttctcacttttctgtTTCCTATAAAAATACATACAAATGATGTATTTGGGGATAATTTACTGCTtttgaattatgaattattCTTTCAGTTATTGATTAAAGTAGAAGTTCTCTTTTGTAGGTGGAACCAATTCGTAACCTATTTGCAGCTCTCTTTCTCTCGAGTATTGGAATGCTTATACACGTGCATTTCCTTTGGAACCATGTGGATATCTTGCTGGCATCTGTTATTCTGGTTGTAGTCGTTAAAACTGCTGTTGTTGCTGTTGTCACCAAGGCCTTTGGTTATAGTCTTAAGACGGCATTTATTGTAAGTTAATAAGTCAGCTTGTTGGAAGATATATTGATTAACTATACACAGTTTCTTATGTCAACACTGAATGGCTGTTTAGGTTGGTATCTCGCTTGCCCAAATAGGTGAATTTGCTT is a window of Vigna unguiculata cultivar IT97K-499-35 chromosome 4, ASM411807v1, whole genome shotgun sequence DNA encoding:
- the LOC114181485 gene encoding CDGSH iron-sulfur domain-containing protein NEET, whose translation is MESVLSQVGVSFFNGITPKGVVVSTHFKGCSLGVGGGGRPKRAVLVKAEAVGINPDIRKSEEKVVDSVVVTEISKPVTAYCRCWRSGTFPLCDGSHVKHNKATGDNVGPLLLKK
- the LOC114182259 gene encoding K(+) efflux antiporter 5; amino-acid sequence: MTTATLGPKERRAFGLWCCVVCLAICARVCGAARSDKETRERFYGNINLTSPESNNTFAKMFDRVLEKEFSENDQPEESDKSSFNSSVADQQAVLETVAKITHDKPKRNDTHEGNATRAFQFQDVFSLENEDSDDVTTLIDKKDNVFVMSNKKSKYPVLQVDLRLISDLVVVIVSAAIGGIVFSCLGQPVIVGYLLAGSLIGPGGLKFISEMVQVETVAQFGVVFLLFALGLEFSLAKLKAVGAVAVLGGLLQIVIFMFMCGILSMLFGASLSEGVFVGSFLSMSSTAVVVKFLVERNSSNALHVQITIGTLIFQDCAVGLLFALLPVLGGNSGLLQGIMSMGRLLLVLSLYITATSILSWSFVPRFLKLMMRLSSQTNELYQLAAVAFCLLSAWCSDKLGLSLELGSFMAGVMISTTDFGQHTLDQVEPIRNLFAALFLSSIGMLIHVHFLWNHVDILLASVILVVVVKTAVVAVVTKAFGYSLKTAFIVGISLAQIGEFAFVLLSRASNLHLVEGKMYLLLLGTTALSLVTTPLLFKLIPAVMNLGVLMHWFPSESSTQIEGKVSVNEASRML